The sequence ACAATAATTTTTTCTTTAGGAATCGTTAGATCAATATTTTTTAAATTATTTTCTTTAAGCCCTTTTAAAATAATAGCATCTTTACTATCTGACACAGTATCACCCTCCCAGTTACTAAAGAGTTTCCCTGTTTTCGCATATTTACTCCCATTGGAGAGGCTAAAAAGCATTTACCAGTTGGCCATATGCCAAAGGTAAATGCTCATTGTTTTATTGTGTTTTCATAAACATAACAGTATTGCTAATACTGTCATATAAAACCCATTCCCGATCGTGGATGACCGCGCCGACATTCACCAAGGTCTGTCGATTGTCCATTTTATACGTTTTTCCGAAGTTCACCTGTTCATCTTCTACCCCTTCACAAATCATGCCTGAGCGATGACTATGGCCATAAAACGTCAACGGTTTGGTAACTTCCGCTTTTAGTAGCGACCACGGGTCACCGCCCCATTCGAATTGATGGCCGTGAATAATCTCTGCAGCACCCAATTCCATCCGTTCGGGCATGGCAGACAACATGCCGAGAAGTGGATCTTCCGTTTCCGTAATGAAAAGGATACGTTCTTCCTGATTCCCAATAACGGATGGAAAAGTCAATAATTCAACGAAGCCGTCAGGTAAAAGCATAACATCGGTAAGGAATTCAAACTTTTTGTCAGTCATACGACGTTTACTAATCGTGCATTCGAATAAATCACCAGTACTGACTAAAGCAGCGTCGGGTGCTATTTTACGAATATCAGCCAAAACTTTCTCCAAATCTTGTTTGGCTGAGTGTATGTCTCCGATGATTGCGTATCGCATATGCAACTACCTCCATCTTCGTTAGCTTTGTTCCACTTCAATCTTGTCTCTTGAAATCCAATCACTATAACTACCAATATATACATTCACATTGTCATAGCCATTTTGTTTGAGCATGGCATATAACGGAGCGGCTGTCACACCACTTCCGCAATAGACAGTGATATGATCGCTTTTATCTACTACATGTGAAAGTTGTTCTTTCACATGCGGATCCATTGAAAACTGTCCATTCTTTTTTAAAGCTTCCCAGTCGAAGTTCAGTGCACCCGGAATGTGTCCTGCAATCGGATCGATTGGTTCTACCTCACCTCTATACCTTTCACCCGACCGTGCGTCCAATAGGACATTACCCGTTTCTCCAGCGACTGTCCGTTCAACGAATTGCCGGGAAGCGAAAATAGTTTCGTTCCAAATAGGCACCACGTCTGATTTATCGGGAGCTGAAAGTTCATCCGTAATTGCAATACCCGTGGAGCGAATCTGTTCAAAACCTTCTAGGAGAATAAAAGAGTTAGTAAACCCCGCATATTGCAAAATCCACCAAGCTCTTGCTGCAAAAGGACTCCCTCCATCATCGTAAATGATGATTTTATCATTCAGTTGGAGTCCACTTGCTCTAAAAAGGACGGTTAGGGAATCTTTACTCGGCATCGGATGCCTACCTTGCTTTTTAGACATATCGGACAAGTCCTCTTCTAGATCCCAATACACAGCCCCTGAAATATGGCTTTCTTCAAATTTCTTTCGACCAGATGACTTATCCTGCAATGAAAAACGTGTATCGATCCACTTCACTTCATCGATTGCCACTTCGGTAATTGATGTGAAAACTTTTGTCATTTCAGTCAGACTCCTTCAGTCGTATTTTTTCATAGGTTGTACGCCATTCTTCCAATTGTTCGCTGTCAGACAACAAGGCTCGTTCTGATTCAATCTGTTGGACACTTTGATTCAACAGATGCTTCCGAAGACCTTCAGATTCCCCTTCAATCCATTGTTCCGCCCATTGTTCAATTCGTTCTTTTTCATTACCTAAATAGAGGGATGAGTCTTGCTTCAAACGTTCCTCCAATTGCTCCCGTAAGATGAGTCTTTCACCCTTTTCAAAGAATGCCTTCTGGTTTTTAAATAGCCGGTTGACGCCGCTGTAGACGGAAGGTTTTTCGAAAGGTGATTTGAATGAAAGCATGTCAGCATCATCCGGCTCATAAGGAGATGGAGAAATTGACTGGTCGATGTCAGTTAACCGGCGCATTTCAGTGCGTTGACGCTCTTTCAGCTGTTTGTTCATGAAATTCAACATGCGCAAGTTTGTCACTTTCAATTCCTGGGTCAAGTCAAACCCGACCATCTGCACAGTCTCGTTCAAAGCCATAGTCAGCGCTTTCTCGGTCGAATGGTTCGCAAATGTTGACGGGCTGTAGCCTT is a genomic window of Sporosarcina oncorhynchi containing:
- a CDS encoding sulfurtransferase, whose translation is MTKVFTSITEVAIDEVKWIDTRFSLQDKSSGRKKFEESHISGAVYWDLEEDLSDMSKKQGRHPMPSKDSLTVLFRASGLQLNDKIIIYDDGGSPFAARAWWILQYAGFTNSFILLEGFEQIRSTGIAITDELSAPDKSDVVPIWNETIFASRQFVERTVAGETGNVLLDARSGERYRGEVEPIDPIAGHIPGALNFDWEALKKNGQFSMDPHVKEQLSHVVDKSDHITVYCGSGVTAAPLYAMLKQNGYDNVNVYIGSYSDWISRDKIEVEQS
- a CDS encoding metallophosphoesterase family protein; translated protein: MRYAIIGDIHSAKQDLEKVLADIRKIAPDAALVSTGDLFECTISKRRMTDKKFEFLTDVMLLPDGFVELLTFPSVIGNQEERILFITETEDPLLGMLSAMPERMELGAAEIIHGHQFEWGGDPWSLLKAEVTKPLTFYGHSHRSGMICEGVEDEQVNFGKTYKMDNRQTLVNVGAVIHDREWVLYDSISNTVMFMKTQ